From Natrinema amylolyticum, the proteins below share one genomic window:
- a CDS encoding M28 family peptidase, translating to MSDWIGTVFQSDAGWDHLEGLVDIGNRMAGSEGEREAAELTRDALADAGARNARLESFEIQGWTRGDSAITAGDTTQDCIALPRSPDDRVVAPLIDLGYGLPADFEETDVEDAIVMVRSDVPNYYDRYIHRREKYHHAVEHGAVGFVYRNHVEGCLPPTGSVGWNDEPIGPIPAVGVSSEVGARLGRRFDGESITVSVEADVHPAESQNVRAELGPDTDERVLVTSHVDAHDIAEGAMDNGAGTAMIVEIATALADREDDLETRVEFVGFGAEEVGLLGSTRYAEQADHDAIEAVVNSDGVVRDRTLSIITHGFDELQDVANDVAERYDHPIGTVPKLGPHSDHWSFVKWGVPGCHVKSISDGAGRGWGHTFADTIEKLEPRTLREQAILLTEYVATLARDDVTVARRDREEIAADLESQGLAEGMRITGDWPYSSH from the coding sequence ATGTCCGACTGGATCGGAACCGTCTTTCAGAGCGACGCTGGCTGGGACCATCTCGAGGGTCTCGTCGATATCGGGAACCGAATGGCCGGCAGCGAGGGCGAGCGGGAGGCCGCCGAACTGACGCGGGACGCGCTGGCCGACGCGGGTGCGCGAAACGCCCGCCTCGAGTCGTTCGAGATACAGGGCTGGACGCGGGGAGACAGCGCGATCACGGCCGGCGACACGACCCAGGACTGTATCGCGCTGCCGCGCAGTCCCGACGACCGCGTCGTCGCGCCGCTGATCGACCTCGGCTACGGGCTGCCCGCGGACTTCGAAGAGACCGACGTCGAGGACGCGATCGTCATGGTCCGCAGCGACGTTCCGAACTACTACGACCGGTACATCCACCGCCGGGAGAAGTACCACCACGCGGTCGAGCACGGCGCGGTGGGATTCGTCTACCGCAATCACGTCGAGGGCTGTCTCCCGCCGACCGGCAGCGTCGGCTGGAACGACGAGCCGATCGGGCCGATTCCGGCCGTCGGCGTCTCGAGCGAGGTCGGCGCACGGCTCGGCCGTCGGTTCGACGGCGAGTCGATCACGGTCTCGGTCGAGGCCGACGTCCATCCCGCCGAGAGCCAGAACGTCCGGGCCGAGCTCGGCCCCGACACCGACGAACGCGTCCTCGTGACGAGCCACGTCGACGCCCACGACATCGCCGAGGGGGCGATGGACAACGGTGCCGGAACCGCGATGATCGTCGAAATCGCGACCGCGCTCGCGGACCGCGAAGACGACCTCGAGACCCGCGTCGAGTTCGTCGGCTTCGGGGCGGAAGAGGTCGGCCTGCTGGGCTCGACGCGGTACGCCGAGCAGGCGGATCACGACGCGATCGAGGCGGTCGTCAACAGCGACGGCGTCGTCCGCGACCGGACGCTCTCGATCATTACGCACGGGTTCGACGAGCTACAGGACGTCGCGAACGACGTCGCGGAGCGGTACGATCACCCGATCGGAACCGTCCCGAAGCTCGGCCCCCACAGCGATCACTGGTCGTTCGTCAAGTGGGGCGTGCCGGGCTGTCACGTCAAGTCGATATCGGACGGTGCGGGCCGGGGCTGGGGCCACACCTTCGCCGACACCATCGAGAAACTCGAGCCCCGGACGCTGCGCGAACAGGCGATCCTCCTGACCGAATACGTCGCGACACTCGCTCGCGACGACGTGACGGTCGCCCGTCGCGACCGCGAGGAAATCGCGGCCGACCTCGAGTCACAGGGCCTCGCCGAAGGTATGCGGATCACCGGCGACTGGCCCTATAGTAGCCACTGA
- a CDS encoding polyprenyl synthetase family protein: MRETLADWRPAVDEAIADLVPREIDADYLESFFGTPTYEYDPTGIQRALATPLWDLLDRGGKRWRAVLFLVFVEGFGEDPAEYLPYACIPEILHNGTIIVDDVEDGATIRRGEPALHRVYGRDIALNAGNAMYFLPLKVLTRNPADLPADRRLAAYEMLMHELNRTHLGQGMDICWHNEREVRITTDQYLEMCACKTGCLGRIVARLAAIITDQPPEIERAVAEYAELTAVAFQIGDDILDVEHSLGRAGEFGKEFGNDIREGKKTLMVIHAIQESEPDRARRLQDILETEDNTDDEILEALEILADAGSIDYARERALELAAQARAAIDGLEFDDETTRKLNEFTEFVIERDE, translated from the coding sequence ATGCGGGAGACGCTTGCCGACTGGCGGCCGGCCGTTGACGAGGCGATCGCCGATCTGGTCCCACGAGAGATCGACGCTGACTACCTCGAGTCCTTCTTCGGTACGCCCACCTACGAGTACGATCCCACCGGTATCCAGCGCGCGCTGGCGACGCCGCTGTGGGATCTCCTCGATCGCGGCGGGAAGCGGTGGCGCGCAGTGCTCTTTCTCGTCTTCGTCGAGGGGTTCGGTGAGGATCCGGCCGAGTACTTGCCCTACGCCTGTATTCCGGAGATACTGCACAACGGGACGATCATCGTCGACGACGTCGAGGACGGGGCGACGATTCGGCGCGGCGAACCGGCGCTGCACCGCGTCTACGGTCGCGATATCGCGCTCAACGCCGGCAACGCGATGTACTTCTTACCGCTGAAGGTTCTCACGCGGAACCCGGCTGACCTCCCGGCCGACCGGCGACTGGCCGCCTACGAGATGCTGATGCACGAACTCAACCGAACGCATCTCGGTCAGGGGATGGACATCTGCTGGCACAACGAGCGCGAGGTTCGAATCACGACCGACCAGTATCTGGAGATGTGTGCGTGCAAGACCGGCTGTCTCGGCCGGATCGTGGCCCGTCTCGCCGCGATCATCACCGACCAACCCCCCGAGATCGAGCGGGCCGTCGCCGAGTACGCGGAACTGACCGCCGTCGCCTTCCAAATCGGCGACGACATCCTGGACGTCGAGCACTCGCTGGGCCGAGCCGGCGAGTTCGGCAAGGAGTTCGGCAACGACATCCGCGAGGGTAAGAAGACTCTCATGGTCATCCACGCGATTCAGGAGAGCGAGCCCGACCGCGCCCGTCGGCTGCAGGACATCCTCGAGACCGAGGACAACACCGACGACGAGATCCTTGAGGCCCTCGAGATCCTCGCGGACGCCGGCAGCATCGACTACGCGCGCGAGCGAGCGCTCGAGCTGGCGGCCCAGGCTCGCGCCGCGATCGACGGGCTGGAGTTCGACGACGAGACAACCCGGAAGTTGAACGAGTTCACGGAGTTCGTCATCGAGCGCGACGAATAG
- a CDS encoding DUF7541 family protein yields MADHSRRSTADRTDAARPWHVLVAVGLVGSEVGIVVDLVPVAVAGLVVFAASVAGILADADYVERPLTLAAAFGVAFVAVGAVLTAHGTGALPIDLLEPLSGLTSRGVALVLAGLVTVVGAGLVRSRRTENDGGRGVET; encoded by the coding sequence ATGGCAGATCACTCGAGGCGGTCGACGGCCGACCGGACCGACGCCGCGAGGCCGTGGCACGTTCTCGTCGCCGTCGGACTCGTCGGTTCGGAGGTCGGCATCGTCGTCGACCTCGTTCCCGTCGCCGTCGCCGGCCTCGTCGTCTTCGCCGCGAGCGTCGCCGGCATCCTCGCGGACGCCGACTACGTCGAGCGGCCGCTCACGCTCGCCGCCGCGTTCGGCGTCGCGTTCGTCGCCGTCGGCGCGGTGTTGACGGCCCACGGGACCGGAGCGCTCCCGATCGACCTCCTCGAGCCCCTCTCCGGGCTGACGAGTCGCGGCGTCGCGCTCGTCCTCGCCGGCCTCGTGACGGTCGTCGGGGCGGGGTTGGTACGGTCCCGACGGACCGAAAACGACGGCGGCCGCGGCGTCGAGACGTGA
- a CDS encoding DUF6684 family protein, which produces MSRRAFDAEIALDLAVNVIPFLIIGFFVAVFAVFNPWGFDPLQSTIQFAILLVTMGTLAVVTYFAARVIETDDRTRHDTSET; this is translated from the coding sequence ATGAGCAGACGCGCCTTCGACGCGGAAATCGCACTGGACCTCGCAGTCAACGTGATCCCGTTCCTGATCATCGGGTTCTTCGTCGCGGTCTTCGCGGTGTTCAACCCGTGGGGGTTCGACCCGCTCCAGTCGACGATCCAGTTCGCGATCCTGTTGGTGACGATGGGGACGCTCGCGGTCGTGACGTATTTCGCGGCTCGCGTGATCGAAACCGACGACCGGACGCGACACGACACGTCCGAGACGTAG
- a CDS encoding urease accessory protein UreF has protein sequence MTTDPSSFLTALRLSDSFLPVGGYTASYGLEQYINEDRIEDGEDLRELLAAYLRRVVGPCETVALANAHAASAAGDRQRLLAVDERLHAVTMPREFRESSTKAGAKLCELLGPDASPSGANAGDERAARAESASPAADGGDLTAAFADAIETGATPGHYPVVFGVVTQARGLERLEACLSHAYSFVTGLLGAAQRLGRFGHTEIQSVLEALEPVITAVCERHVDDDAAAMASFAPLAEIMGMRHERAGRRLFMS, from the coding sequence ATGACCACTGACCCCAGTTCGTTCCTGACGGCGCTCCGACTCTCGGACTCGTTTCTCCCCGTCGGCGGGTACACGGCCTCCTACGGCCTCGAGCAGTACATCAACGAGGACCGGATCGAGGACGGCGAGGATCTCCGGGAACTGCTCGCGGCCTACCTACGGCGGGTGGTCGGCCCCTGCGAGACCGTCGCGCTGGCGAACGCCCACGCCGCCAGCGCCGCCGGCGACCGCCAGCGGCTGCTCGCCGTCGACGAGCGGCTCCATGCGGTGACGATGCCCCGGGAGTTCCGCGAGAGTTCGACGAAAGCGGGGGCGAAGCTCTGCGAACTGCTCGGCCCGGACGCGAGTCCGAGCGGAGCGAACGCTGGCGACGAGCGGGCGGCGCGGGCCGAATCGGCGTCACCGGCGGCCGACGGCGGCGACCTCACGGCCGCGTTCGCCGACGCGATTGAGACCGGCGCGACGCCGGGCCACTACCCGGTCGTCTTCGGCGTCGTGACACAGGCGCGCGGGCTCGAGCGACTCGAGGCCTGCCTCTCGCACGCGTACTCGTTCGTGACGGGGCTGCTCGGCGCGGCACAGCGGCTGGGTCGGTTCGGCCACACCGAGATCCAGTCGGTGCTCGAGGCGCTGGAGCCGGTGATCACCGCGGTCTGCGAGCGCCACGTCGACGACGACGCCGCGGCGATGGCCTCGTTCGCCCCGCTGGCCGAGATCATGGGGATGCGCCACGAACGCGCCGGGCGACGGCTGTTCATGAGCTAA